One Scophthalmus maximus strain ysfricsl-2021 chromosome 9, ASM2237912v1, whole genome shotgun sequence genomic region harbors:
- the hdac3 gene encoding histone deacetylase 3, which produces MNNRTSYFYDPDVGNFHYGAGHPMKPHRLSLTHSLVLHYGLYKKMMVFKPYKASQHDMCRFHSEDYIDFLQKVSPNNMQGFTKSLNTFNVGDDCPVFPGLFEFCSRYTGASLQGATQLNHKICDISINWAGGLHHAKKFEASGFCYVNDIVISILELLKYHPRVLYIDIDIHHGDGVQEAFYLTDRVMTVSFHKYGNYFFPGTGDMYEVGAESGRYYCLNVPLRDGIDDQSYRQLFQPVIKQVVDFYQPTCIVLQCGADSLGCDRLGCFNLSIRGHGECVEFVKSFKIPLLVLGGGGYTVRNVARCWTFETSLLVDEPISDELPYSEYFEYFAPDFTLHPDVSTRIENQNSRQYLEQIRQTVFENLKMLNHAPSVQIHDVPSDLLSYERNDEPDPDERGGEENYTRPEAANEFYDGDHDNDKESDVEI; this is translated from the exons CACCCCATGAAGCCCCACCGTTTGTCCCTGACGCACAGTCTGGTGCTGCACTATGGCCTCTACAAGAAGATGATG GTGTTCAAGCCGTACAAGGCGTCGCAGCACGACATGTGTCGCTTCCACTCGGAAGACTACATCGACTTCCTGCAGAAGGTCAGCCCCAACAACATGCAGGGCTTCACAAAGAGCCTCAACACGTTCAACGTGGGGGACGACTG cccTGTGTTTCCAGGTCTTTTTGAGTTCTGCTCGAGATACACCGGAGCCTCTTTACAGGGGGCCACACAGCTCAACCACAAG aTCTGTGATATTTCCATCAACTGGGCTGGAGGTTTGCATCATGCCAAGAAGTTTGAG GCGTCTGGTTTTTGCTACGTCAATGACATCGTCATTAGTATACTGGAGCTACTCAA ATACCACCCTAGGGTTTTATACATTGACATAGACATTCACCACGGTGACGGAGTCCAGGAAGCCTTTTATCTGACCGACCGTGTCATGACTGTGTCCTTCCACAAATATGGGAACTACTTTTTTCCAGGAACAG GTGACATGTATGAGGTTGGGGCAGAGAGCGGCCGGTACTACTGCCTCAATGTTCCTCTTAGAGACGGCATTGACGACCAGA gctaCAGGCAGCTATTCCAGCCGGTTATTAAACAGGTGGTGGATTTCTACCAGCCGACCTGCATCGTTCTACAG TGTGGAGCAGACTCTCTGGGCTGTGACAGACTGGGCTGCTTCAACCTCAGCATACGAGGACATGG TGAGTGTGTTGAGTTTGTAAAGAGCTTTAAGATTCCCCTGTTGGTGCTGGGGGGAGGAGGCTACACGGTGAGGAACGTGGCTCGCTGCTG GACCTTCGAGACGTCTCTGCTAGTGGACGAGCCCATCAGCGATGAGCTGCCCTACAGCG AGTATTTTGAGTACTTTGCTCCAGACTTCACACTGCATCCGGACGTCAGCACCAGGATAGAAAACCAGAACTCCAGACAG TACCTGGAGCAGATCCGTCAGACGGTTTTTGAGAACTTGAAGATGTTGAACCACGCACCCAGTGTCCAGATCCACGACGTCCCCTCAGACCTGCTGAGCTACGAACGTAACGACGAGCCCGACCCTGACGAGAGGGGAGGCGAGGAAAACTACACCAG ACCTGAGGCAGCCAATGAGTTCTACGACGGCGACCACGACAATGACAAAGAGAGCGACGTCGAAATTTGA